In the genome of Pseudomonas putida, one region contains:
- a CDS encoding anti-sigma factor family protein yields MTRLIPTEHELHAYVDDRLDPVRRAQVQAWLAANPQEAARVEAWRSDARRLRAALAGFGQNTPAAELDLGQLRRRLRQRRQRQWASAALLLLALGVGGFGGWQAREATLVADTLPMADAVQAHRLFAGGTTLDVQAGDPQHLQAWLERHFDRVGQLPDLAAYGFRPVGARLLSNEQGPAALLVFQDNKGERVSLFLRSPSERFARMPSGQRTEGQLEARYWSHGAYNFALVGAADDGRADQLRQALGVSL; encoded by the coding sequence ATGACGCGGTTGATTCCCACAGAGCATGAGCTGCATGCCTACGTCGATGACCGGCTCGACCCGGTGCGCCGGGCTCAGGTACAAGCCTGGCTGGCGGCCAATCCGCAGGAGGCGGCGCGGGTGGAGGCCTGGCGCAGCGATGCCCGGCGCCTGCGCGCGGCCCTGGCGGGCTTCGGCCAGAACACCCCCGCTGCGGAGCTGGACCTTGGCCAACTGCGCCGACGCCTGCGTCAGCGTCGCCAGCGCCAATGGGCATCGGCGGCGCTGCTGCTTTTAGCGCTGGGCGTGGGCGGGTTCGGCGGCTGGCAAGCCCGCGAGGCGACGCTGGTGGCCGACACCCTGCCGATGGCCGACGCGGTACAGGCCCATCGCCTGTTCGCAGGCGGCACGACGCTGGACGTCCAGGCCGGCGACCCGCAGCACCTGCAGGCTTGGCTTGAGCGTCACTTTGACCGCGTGGGGCAGTTGCCCGATCTTGCCGCGTATGGGTTTCGGCCGGTCGGCGCGCGGCTGCTGAGCAATGAGCAGGGCCCGGCGGCGTTGCTGGTGTTCCAGGACAACAAGGGGGAACGGGTCAGCCTGTTCCTGCGTTCGCCCAGCGAACGTTTTGCCCGCATGCCCAGCGGACAACGTACGGAGGGCCAGCTCGAAGCGCGCTACTGGTCTCACGGCGCCTACAACTTCGCCTTGGTGGGTGCAGCCGACGATGGGCGCGCCGATCAGTTGCGACAGGCTTTGGGGGTAAGCCTGTAG
- a CDS encoding AraC family transcriptional regulator — translation MRDSDSVAVYFLNAMLHALRERPTERDAYLRGVGIDPALLEQPQARVPAKAFAQLWLELIHVLDDEFFHLDSHGMPIGSFALICRGLIQEPTLEKALRQCLGNFALFMRDLRGTFSVRGGRVVISVHSSIADPLTRVYAEETYLVLVVGLLCWLAGRRIAIDRTELAVARPAQEDDTLLWGPDLRLGSGRTEVEFDSTYLRLPVVQDLAALKTFLRSAPQGLVIRFRNQNGLAAVVYRHLRARRYGQWPTLNAMAEQQGLSASTFRRQLEREGRSYQQIKDEVRRAMAFERLREGVLSIAEIAEQTGFQEPSAFHRAFKKWTGYSPGSYRARLADRTR, via the coding sequence ATGCGCGATAGCGATTCGGTCGCGGTGTATTTTCTCAACGCCATGCTCCATGCCCTGCGCGAGCGCCCCACCGAGCGCGATGCCTACCTGCGCGGCGTGGGCATCGACCCGGCACTGCTCGAGCAGCCCCAGGCCAGGGTGCCGGCCAAGGCGTTCGCCCAGCTCTGGCTGGAGCTGATCCATGTGCTGGACGATGAGTTCTTTCACCTCGACAGCCATGGGATGCCCATCGGCAGCTTCGCGCTCATCTGTCGTGGGTTGATCCAGGAGCCGACCCTGGAAAAGGCCTTGCGTCAGTGCCTGGGTAACTTCGCCCTGTTCATGCGCGACCTGCGCGGGACGTTTTCGGTGCGTGGCGGGCGGGTGGTGATCAGCGTGCACTCGAGCATCGCCGACCCGTTGACGCGGGTCTATGCCGAGGAAACCTACCTGGTGCTGGTGGTCGGCTTATTGTGCTGGCTGGCCGGGCGGCGCATCGCCATCGATCGCACCGAGCTTGCCGTGGCGCGCCCGGCCCAGGAGGACGACACTTTGCTGTGGGGCCCGGACCTGCGCCTGGGCAGTGGGCGCACGGAGGTGGAGTTCGACAGTACCTACCTGCGCCTGCCGGTGGTGCAGGACCTGGCTGCGCTCAAGACTTTCCTGCGCAGCGCCCCCCAGGGGCTGGTGATTCGCTTTCGCAACCAGAACGGCCTGGCGGCCGTGGTCTATCGCCATCTGCGTGCCCGGCGTTACGGCCAATGGCCGACGCTCAACGCCATGGCCGAGCAGCAGGGCCTCAGTGCCAGCACCTTCCGTCGGCAACTGGAGCGCGAGGGGCGCTCCTACCAACAGATCAAGGATGAAGTGCGCCGGGCCATGGCTTTCGAGCGGTTGCGCGAAGGGGTGCTGAGCATCGCCGAAATCGCTGAGCAGACAGGCTTCCAGGAACCCAGCGCCTTCCATCGCGCTTTCAAGAAATGGACCGGTTACAGCCCGGGCAGCTACCGGGCGCGATTGGCCGATCGCACCCGCTAG
- a CDS encoding acetyl-CoA C-acyltransferase family protein produces MSNAEIYVVSAVRSAIGGFGGSLKDLPLADLASAITRAAIERSGVAASDIGHVVMGTVIPTEPRDAYLSRVASMNAGVPKETPAFNVNRLCGSGLQAIVSAAQTLLLGDTDVALAAGAESMSRGPYLLPQARWGARMGDLQGIDYTVGVLQDPFEHFHMGITAENVAAKAGITREMQDELALTSQRRAARAIAEGRFASQIVPIELKTRKGSVQFATDEHVRGEVTAEQLAGMKPVFKKDGSVTAGNASGINDGAAGLVLATGDAVRRLGLKPLARLVAYAHAGVEPELMGLGPIPATRKVLEKAGLSINDLDVIESNEAFAAQACAVARALDFDPEKVNPNGSGISLGHPVGATGAIIATKAIHELQRTQGRYALATMCIGGGQGIAVVFERV; encoded by the coding sequence ATGAGCAACGCAGAAATCTACGTCGTCAGTGCAGTCCGTTCGGCCATCGGTGGTTTCGGCGGATCCCTCAAGGACCTGCCGCTGGCCGACCTGGCCAGTGCTATCACCCGCGCCGCCATCGAGCGCTCGGGCGTGGCCGCCAGCGATATCGGCCACGTGGTCATGGGCACGGTGATCCCGACCGAGCCGCGCGATGCCTACCTGAGCCGCGTTGCCTCGATGAACGCCGGCGTGCCCAAGGAAACCCCGGCCTTCAACGTCAACCGCCTGTGCGGCTCGGGCCTGCAGGCCATCGTGTCGGCGGCCCAGACCCTGCTGCTGGGTGACACCGACGTGGCCCTGGCCGCAGGTGCCGAATCCATGAGCCGAGGCCCTTACCTGCTGCCGCAAGCCCGCTGGGGCGCGCGAATGGGTGACCTTCAGGGCATCGACTACACCGTCGGCGTGCTCCAGGACCCCTTCGAGCACTTCCACATGGGCATCACCGCCGAAAACGTCGCCGCCAAAGCTGGCATCACCCGCGAGATGCAGGATGAACTGGCTCTGACCAGCCAGCGCCGCGCCGCCCGTGCCATCGCCGAAGGCCGCTTTGCCAGCCAGATCGTGCCGATCGAACTGAAAACCCGTAAAGGCAGCGTGCAGTTCGCCACCGACGAGCATGTGCGTGGCGAAGTGACCGCCGAACAACTGGCCGGGATGAAGCCTGTGTTCAAGAAAGACGGCAGTGTCACCGCCGGCAACGCCAGCGGCATCAACGACGGCGCCGCCGGCCTGGTCCTGGCCACCGGTGACGCGGTTCGCCGCCTGGGCCTCAAGCCCTTGGCGCGCCTGGTGGCATACGCCCACGCGGGCGTCGAGCCGGAGCTGATGGGCCTGGGCCCGATCCCGGCCACCCGCAAGGTCCTGGAAAAGGCCGGCCTGAGCATCAACGACCTGGACGTGATCGAATCCAACGAAGCCTTCGCCGCCCAGGCCTGCGCCGTCGCCCGCGCCCTGGACTTCGACCCGGAGAAGGTCAACCCGAACGGTTCGGGCATCTCCCTCGGCCACCCGGTCGGTGCCACCGGCGCGATCATCGCCACCAAAGCCATCCATGAACTGCAGCGCACCCAGGGCCGCTACGCCCTGGCCACCATGTGCATCGGCGGCGGCCAAGGCATCGCCGTTGTCTTCGAACGCGTCTGA
- a CDS encoding 3-hydroxybutyryl-CoA dehydrogenase has protein sequence MSIQHIAVIGAGTMGNGIAQVCAVAGYQVLLIDVSQAALERGVATLGKNLERQVNKGTLEADKAEAAKTRIRTSTDYADLGSAQLVIEAATENLELKQRILKQVAANVGNDCLIATNTSSLSVTALAASIEHPERFIGVHFFNPVPMMALVEIIRGLQTSDSTYAQALVVTEKLGKTPITAGNRPGFVVNRILVPMINEAIFVRQEGLASAEDIDTGMRLGCNQPIGPLALADLIGLDTLLAIMEAFHEGFNDSKYRPAPLLKEMVAAGYLGRKSGRGFFTY, from the coding sequence GTGAGCATTCAACACATCGCCGTGATCGGCGCCGGCACCATGGGCAACGGCATTGCCCAGGTGTGCGCGGTGGCCGGTTACCAGGTTCTGCTGATCGACGTCTCGCAGGCGGCCCTGGAGCGTGGCGTGGCCACCCTGGGCAAGAACCTGGAGCGCCAGGTCAACAAAGGCACCCTGGAGGCCGACAAGGCCGAGGCAGCCAAGACCCGCATCCGCACCAGCACCGACTATGCCGACCTGGGCAGCGCGCAACTGGTGATCGAGGCGGCTACCGAGAACCTCGAGCTCAAGCAGCGCATCCTCAAACAGGTGGCAGCCAACGTCGGCAATGACTGCCTGATCGCCACCAACACCTCGTCGCTGTCGGTCACCGCCCTGGCCGCCAGCATCGAGCACCCGGAGCGCTTCATCGGCGTGCACTTCTTCAACCCGGTGCCGATGATGGCCCTGGTGGAGATCATCCGCGGCCTGCAGACCAGCGACAGCACCTACGCCCAGGCCCTGGTGGTCACCGAGAAACTGGGCAAGACGCCGATCACCGCCGGCAACCGCCCAGGCTTCGTGGTCAACCGCATCCTGGTGCCGATGATCAATGAGGCGATCTTCGTCCGCCAGGAAGGCCTGGCCAGTGCCGAGGACATCGACACCGGCATGCGCCTGGGCTGCAACCAGCCGATCGGCCCGCTGGCCCTGGCCGACCTGATCGGCCTGGACACCTTGCTGGCGATCATGGAGGCCTTCCATGAGGGCTTCAACGACAGCAAGTACCGCCCTGCCCCGCTGCTCAAGGAAATGGTCGCCGCCGGCTACCTGGGGCGCAAGAGCGGTCGCGGTTTCTTCACCTACTGA
- a CDS encoding NEL-type E3 ubiquitin ligase domain-containing protein, whose product MGNANVNNSAQSTAMDTVAMAQQFQDRLIAKRLPDWMGKVRVPDFPLLREALVTGLQSRQQLAKCWSRIEGLDSFCSTRLNTALKKRFDTPLDAEKHFLRQWYVYTSPERSYYTSHYPTPESDYFDVSLLSAAMSNFSKEQAAEGGQHVRNTLVDGPGVTVTNPSVLAFAGFCRELDLGGQYQRHLEAVLEGNGQRQDAQDCKALLQTQYRCNLLVDAFKAHAEGVLRDVELELMIHLYTHGTLGRLEGAPVVAKQLKAFDCHLQQIVVFDVIEEGVLLNSSKRVLVYIPGDRQGAWCTANNLESFTRKILGKRLREEGYRQFFERFVLQRDRPAFFASVQQRVGDVTDWATRELDQHMKVYPTPLFEHLATMRIQQIKDDAAMFATPVARIDQDTVLAKNERRHAQGMALLALAGLFIPVVGAALLAVMAWELLSEVFQSVKDWREGDTNAALDHLVNVGKDLALLATTSAGVVAARSLWTRSVMVDGLVPAVLEDGSERLWNQDLAPYVSEPPPAQATVDESGIHRLGEQAWIEMEGHYYPVYSTAQSDDWYLQPYDNHAPLLEHNGAGAWRLWSERPAEWRGRERLFRRLGATFGSLSDQQIGQVLLAHGLEEDHLRAVHVFANVPEAELTDTVNRFVLANRIVELSNRLQAGLSVTDQALLEQAQDLPGASGLQGEALAERVWDQRRLLLQRLYDKSNVSDDASVQALRRDFTSLHRLAAEQLLSTASDGDRQLLEETGRVPLTLAQAARQRALRIRVARVFEGLFIDAPQTLDLARCVIKLIDTLPGAPQGRHWVLFDGDGLLVPHPANEARETIHLSHQEGVFVLRDERGQALDQPGELFEVLADVFTEAQRRAMNIGEPFAQQLRQTLATHVASRRMELAGLLGREQPTPSFLIPLRLDDGRIGYPLSGGRRVFGFGSPRSLVAKLRYLYPSFSDEEVDSWLRAMWEGDRDLQGTLGDLEAQYELLRSTLTDWQREGYLRFERGSRYHMRKELIRCWRLLIPEQPKPSEEKTGFRFSLRGLDVTTLPDLPEPISFAHISAIDFHAMKLRDVSDGFLRAFPKLIALEVTHCKLQRFPLMKDLRKRLRVLDLSDNKISLDTEQVQLINECKSLVYLNLSRNPLHQRFSVTGMRRLATLVLRNAHLHYMPFGVELHQALYELDMLGNNLKALPEGFTDSSLWRQGRVRFESKHLGMSLEETRAWYRPDDGKVPPRLLWLDRVDADDREEMARLWHLMVSQPNASDYVDLLGRLVQSEDFAHDSTARDLAYRVFDMLEVMADDESLCTQLLAAAEIRTCGDNALLRFSDLEIWMLAWEAEQGDFTVDPEPGLLQLGAQLWRQNALDDYARRFAIDMPGDVDEVEVVLAFRVRLFDDLDLPGNRSRLRFSGAVGDIDEGVESARSTILGNQTEDTLLLWMVEQRFWTKYLERSYGSKLKLPRRFRDREQVLSSQEGSEQALQALQEEVEQWRLDQRLALTKAAMRRVTPGWRLPVL is encoded by the coding sequence ATGGGTAACGCCAATGTCAACAACAGCGCACAATCGACGGCCATGGACACAGTGGCCATGGCGCAGCAGTTCCAGGACCGCCTGATCGCCAAGCGCCTGCCTGACTGGATGGGCAAAGTCCGTGTGCCTGATTTCCCGCTGTTGAGGGAGGCGCTGGTCACCGGCCTGCAAAGCCGTCAGCAATTGGCCAAGTGCTGGAGCAGGATCGAAGGCCTCGACAGTTTCTGCTCCACACGTCTGAACACTGCCCTGAAAAAGCGTTTCGACACCCCGTTGGATGCCGAAAAGCATTTCCTGCGCCAGTGGTATGTCTACACGAGTCCTGAACGCAGCTACTACACCAGCCATTATCCGACACCGGAGTCCGATTACTTCGACGTGTCGTTGCTCAGCGCGGCAATGTCCAACTTCAGCAAGGAACAGGCCGCCGAGGGTGGGCAGCATGTGCGTAACACGCTGGTCGATGGACCGGGCGTCACTGTCACGAACCCCTCGGTGTTGGCGTTTGCAGGTTTTTGCCGGGAACTGGACCTGGGAGGGCAGTATCAGCGCCATCTGGAAGCGGTGCTCGAGGGCAACGGGCAGAGGCAAGACGCCCAGGACTGCAAGGCCTTGCTGCAGACGCAATATCGCTGCAACTTGCTGGTGGACGCCTTCAAGGCCCACGCCGAGGGCGTGCTCCGGGATGTGGAGCTTGAGCTGATGATTCATTTGTACACCCACGGCACCCTCGGACGGCTCGAAGGAGCACCGGTGGTCGCCAAGCAACTCAAGGCGTTCGATTGCCACCTGCAGCAGATCGTGGTGTTCGACGTGATCGAGGAAGGTGTGCTGCTCAACAGCAGCAAGCGGGTGCTGGTGTATATCCCAGGAGATCGACAAGGCGCCTGGTGTACCGCCAATAACCTGGAGAGCTTTACCAGGAAGATCCTGGGCAAGCGCCTGCGTGAGGAGGGCTACCGGCAGTTCTTCGAGCGTTTCGTCCTTCAGCGCGACCGCCCGGCCTTTTTTGCCAGTGTCCAACAGCGGGTCGGCGATGTGACCGATTGGGCCACGCGGGAGCTGGACCAGCACATGAAGGTCTACCCGACCCCCTTGTTCGAACACCTGGCGACGATGCGCATCCAGCAAATCAAGGACGATGCGGCCATGTTCGCAACGCCTGTTGCCCGGATCGACCAGGACACCGTTTTGGCCAAGAACGAGCGACGGCACGCGCAAGGGATGGCGCTTTTGGCATTGGCAGGGCTGTTCATCCCGGTGGTGGGCGCGGCCTTGCTGGCGGTGATGGCCTGGGAGCTGCTCAGCGAGGTGTTCCAGTCGGTCAAGGACTGGCGGGAGGGGGACACCAATGCGGCCTTGGACCACTTGGTGAACGTGGGCAAGGATCTGGCCTTGCTCGCCACCACCAGTGCCGGGGTCGTGGCGGCGCGGTCACTGTGGACGCGCAGCGTGATGGTCGACGGCCTGGTACCGGCGGTACTGGAAGATGGCAGCGAACGACTCTGGAACCAGGATCTGGCGCCTTACGTCAGCGAGCCGCCCCCTGCTCAGGCCACTGTCGATGAAAGTGGGATCCACCGTCTGGGCGAGCAAGCGTGGATCGAGATGGAAGGTCATTACTACCCGGTCTACTCAACAGCTCAAAGCGATGATTGGTACCTACAGCCTTATGACAATCACGCGCCATTGCTCGAACACAATGGCGCCGGCGCCTGGCGGCTGTGGAGCGAGCGTCCTGCAGAATGGCGGGGCCGTGAACGTTTGTTTCGAAGGCTAGGCGCCACGTTCGGGAGCCTGAGCGATCAGCAGATCGGCCAGGTGCTGCTGGCCCACGGCTTGGAGGAGGACCACCTGCGGGCCGTGCATGTCTTTGCCAACGTTCCCGAGGCGGAACTGACCGATACGGTGAACCGATTCGTGCTGGCCAACCGGATCGTTGAGCTCAGCAATCGCTTGCAGGCCGGCTTGAGCGTGACGGACCAGGCGCTGCTCGAACAAGCGCAAGACCTGCCAGGCGCATCAGGGCTTCAAGGCGAGGCCCTGGCCGAGCGCGTCTGGGACCAGCGGCGGCTCTTGCTGCAGCGGCTCTACGACAAAAGCAACGTGAGTGATGATGCCTCGGTGCAAGCCTTGCGCCGGGACTTCACCAGTTTGCATCGCCTGGCTGCCGAGCAGTTGTTGAGCACGGCGAGCGATGGCGACCGTCAATTGCTGGAGGAAACCGGACGCGTGCCCTTGACCCTGGCTCAGGCCGCGCGGCAACGGGCGCTGCGCATCCGGGTGGCGCGGGTATTCGAGGGCCTGTTCATCGACGCTCCGCAGACGCTCGACCTGGCCCGTTGCGTCATCAAGCTCATCGACACATTGCCGGGCGCGCCTCAGGGGCGGCATTGGGTGCTGTTCGACGGGGACGGCCTGCTGGTGCCGCATCCTGCGAACGAGGCTCGTGAGACGATCCACCTCAGTCACCAGGAAGGTGTCTTCGTGCTGCGTGATGAGCGCGGCCAGGCGCTTGACCAGCCCGGCGAGTTGTTCGAGGTGTTGGCTGATGTGTTCACCGAGGCGCAGCGAAGGGCAATGAACATTGGCGAGCCGTTCGCCCAACAGCTTCGTCAGACGCTGGCCACGCACGTCGCTTCCCGTCGCATGGAGCTGGCCGGGCTCTTGGGGCGGGAACAGCCCACTCCTTCGTTCTTGATTCCGTTGCGCCTGGACGATGGCAGGATCGGCTACCCCTTGAGCGGAGGACGGCGGGTGTTTGGCTTTGGCAGCCCCCGGTCATTGGTGGCCAAGCTTCGGTATCTGTATCCCAGCTTCAGCGATGAGGAGGTCGACAGCTGGTTGCGGGCCATGTGGGAGGGCGATCGGGACTTGCAGGGCACGCTCGGTGATCTGGAGGCGCAGTACGAACTGCTGCGCAGCACCCTGACGGACTGGCAGCGAGAGGGGTACCTGCGTTTTGAGCGGGGCTCGCGGTATCACATGCGTAAGGAACTCATTCGCTGTTGGCGCCTGCTGATACCTGAGCAACCCAAGCCGTCCGAGGAAAAGACTGGCTTCCGGTTTTCCCTCAGAGGCCTGGATGTGACTACATTGCCGGACCTGCCCGAGCCGATCAGTTTTGCCCATATTTCAGCCATTGACTTCCACGCGATGAAGCTGAGGGATGTGTCCGACGGGTTCTTGCGTGCTTTTCCAAAGCTGATCGCGCTGGAGGTTACCCATTGCAAACTGCAACGGTTCCCGCTGATGAAGGACCTGCGCAAGCGTCTGCGCGTGCTCGACCTATCGGACAACAAGATCAGCCTCGATACCGAGCAGGTGCAACTGATCAACGAATGCAAGTCATTGGTGTATTTGAATCTTTCGCGCAATCCGCTGCATCAGCGGTTTTCGGTCACAGGCATGCGCAGGCTGGCGACGTTGGTGCTTCGCAATGCCCATCTGCACTACATGCCCTTTGGCGTGGAGTTGCATCAGGCGCTGTATGAGCTGGACATGCTGGGCAACAACCTCAAGGCGCTGCCGGAGGGCTTTACCGATTCCTCGCTGTGGCGTCAGGGCAGAGTGCGGTTCGAAAGCAAGCACTTGGGCATGTCGCTGGAGGAAACAAGGGCCTGGTATCGGCCAGACGACGGCAAGGTTCCGCCGCGTTTGCTCTGGCTGGACCGCGTCGATGCCGACGACCGGGAGGAAATGGCGCGGCTTTGGCATTTAATGGTGAGCCAGCCCAACGCGTCGGATTACGTCGACTTGTTGGGACGGCTGGTGCAGTCCGAGGATTTTGCCCACGACAGCACCGCACGTGATCTGGCCTATCGCGTCTTCGACATGCTGGAGGTCATGGCGGATGACGAGTCGCTGTGCACGCAGTTGTTGGCGGCGGCCGAAATCCGTACGTGTGGCGACAACGCCCTGTTGCGTTTCAGCGACCTGGAAATCTGGATGCTGGCGTGGGAGGCCGAACAAGGCGACTTCACAGTCGATCCTGAGCCTGGTCTGCTGCAATTGGGGGCCCAGCTTTGGCGGCAAAATGCCTTGGATGATTATGCTAGGCGTTTTGCCATTGACATGCCCGGCGATGTGGATGAAGTCGAGGTGGTGCTTGCATTTCGGGTTCGTCTGTTCGACGACCTGGACCTGCCGGGTAACCGCAGCCGCCTACGGTTTTCGGGAGCTGTGGGGGATATCGACGAGGGCGTGGAGAGTGCCCGAAGCACCATATTGGGCAACCAGACCGAGGACACGCTGCTGTTGTGGATGGTCGAGCAACGTTTCTGGACCAAGTACCTGGAGCGTTCCTATGGGTCCAAACTCAAGCTACCGCGCCGGTTTCGCGACAGGGAGCAGGTACTGAGCAGTCAGGAAGGATCCGAGCAAGCGCTGCAGGCGCTTCAGGAGGAGGTGGAACAGTGGCGGCTTGACCAGCGCCTGGCGCTGACCAAGGCCGCGATGCGACGGGTGACGCCGGGTTGGCGGCTTCCCGTGCTCTGA
- a CDS encoding TetR/AcrR family transcriptional regulator codes for MPVTAALRCASFEERRDKAMALFAEKGFGQVSMRELAAHVGLTAGSLYHHFPSKQDLLYDLIEELYEELQATLDQGRRALARGQAVLPCLIAAHWQLHEERPLQFRLAERDVCCLSEEQQARLATARGRYEKGLLHLIAPQARLQGQALAATGHVLATLLNQLPGLLRGRGLDSDQGLALMQSLVLGALERTLG; via the coding sequence ATGCCAGTCACTGCCGCCCTACGCTGTGCAAGCTTCGAAGAGCGCCGCGACAAGGCCATGGCGCTCTTCGCCGAAAAAGGCTTTGGCCAGGTCAGCATGCGCGAATTGGCAGCGCATGTGGGCCTGACCGCAGGCTCGCTGTACCACCATTTCCCCAGCAAGCAGGACCTTTTGTACGACTTGATCGAGGAGTTGTACGAAGAGCTGCAGGCGACCCTCGATCAAGGCCGGCGAGCCCTCGCCCGTGGCCAGGCGGTGCTGCCTTGCCTGATTGCCGCGCACTGGCAGTTGCACGAGGAGCGCCCCTTGCAGTTTCGCCTGGCCGAACGCGACGTCTGCTGCCTGAGCGAAGAGCAGCAGGCCCGCCTGGCCACTGCACGGGGGCGGTACGAAAAGGGCCTGCTGCACCTGATCGCGCCACAGGCCCGGCTGCAAGGCCAGGCCTTGGCGGCCACCGGGCATGTGCTGGCCACCTTGCTCAACCAGTTGCCCGGACTGCTGCGTGGCCGTGGCTTGGACAGCGACCAGGGCCTGGCCTTGATGCAAAGCCTGGTGCTCGGCGCGCTGGAGCGCACGCTGGGCTAG
- a CDS encoding catalase, whose protein sequence is MPATRSTRLVGSLLGATLLASTTLHAAPLTRDNGAPVGDNQHSQTAGASGPVLLQDVQLIQKLQRFDRERIPERVVHARGTGAHGEFTAFEDLSALTQAPLFTPGEKTPVFVRFSSVVHGLHSPETLRDPRGFATRFYTSTGNWDLVGNNFPTFFIRDAIKFPDMVHAFKPDPRTNLANDARRFDLFSHMPEATRTLTLLYSNEGTPKSYRHMDGNSVHAYKFINAKGDTTYVKFRWKSLQGRENLAPKEVERIQGQDFNHMTQDLVAAIGRGEHPKWDLYIQTLKPQQLAGFDFDPLDPTKIWPNVPERRVGQMVLNRNVDNFFQETEQVALAPSNLIPGIEPSEDRLLQGRLFSYADTQMYRVGANAASLPINQPRAAVNNGNQDGAHDNGRTRSMVNYEPSRLQPRTTPASARYSQLPLTGSTQQQGIAREQNFKQAGELYRSYSKQEQRDLVNSFGQSLAGADDDSKHIILSFLYKADPDYGKRVAKVAKGDLTRVKALARELRD, encoded by the coding sequence ATGCCCGCAACCCGTTCCACCCGCCTCGTCGGGAGCCTGCTCGGAGCGACGCTGCTTGCCAGCACCACCCTGCACGCCGCCCCCCTGACCCGCGACAACGGCGCCCCGGTTGGCGACAACCAGCACTCGCAGACCGCCGGCGCTAGCGGCCCAGTGCTGCTCCAGGATGTGCAGCTCATCCAGAAGCTGCAACGCTTCGATCGCGAGCGTATTCCAGAACGCGTCGTCCATGCCCGCGGCACAGGCGCCCATGGCGAGTTCACCGCATTCGAAGACCTCTCCGCCCTGACCCAGGCCCCGCTGTTCACCCCGGGTGAAAAGACACCGGTATTCGTGCGTTTCTCCTCGGTGGTCCACGGCCTGCATTCGCCGGAAACCCTGCGCGACCCTCGTGGGTTCGCCACCCGCTTCTACACCAGCACCGGCAACTGGGACCTGGTCGGCAACAACTTCCCGACCTTCTTCATCCGCGATGCGATCAAGTTTCCCGACATGGTCCATGCCTTCAAACCCGATCCACGTACCAACCTGGCCAATGACGCCCGGCGCTTCGACCTGTTCTCGCACATGCCCGAGGCCACCCGCACCCTCACCCTGCTGTATTCCAACGAGGGCACACCCAAGAGCTACCGGCACATGGACGGCAACAGCGTACACGCCTACAAGTTCATCAATGCCAAGGGCGACACCACCTATGTGAAGTTCCGCTGGAAGAGCCTGCAAGGCCGCGAGAACCTCGCGCCCAAAGAAGTCGAACGCATCCAGGGCCAGGACTTCAACCACATGACCCAAGACCTGGTGGCTGCCATTGGCCGCGGCGAGCACCCCAAATGGGACCTGTACATCCAGACGCTCAAGCCCCAACAGTTGGCAGGCTTCGACTTCGACCCGCTGGACCCAACCAAGATCTGGCCCAATGTGCCCGAGCGGCGTGTCGGCCAGATGGTGCTCAACCGCAACGTAGACAACTTCTTCCAGGAAACCGAGCAGGTTGCCCTGGCCCCGTCCAACCTCATCCCGGGCATCGAGCCTTCCGAAGATCGCCTGCTGCAAGGTCGGCTGTTCTCCTACGCCGACACCCAGATGTACCGAGTCGGCGCCAATGCAGCCAGCCTGCCGATCAACCAGCCACGGGCAGCCGTGAACAACGGTAACCAGGACGGTGCCCACGACAACGGCCGCACTCGCAGCATGGTCAACTACGAGCCCAGCCGCCTGCAGCCACGCACCACCCCAGCGTCGGCCCGCTACAGCCAACTGCCGCTGACAGGCAGCACCCAGCAACAAGGGATCGCGCGGGAGCAGAACTTCAAGCAGGCGGGCGAGCTGTACCGCTCCTACAGCAAGCAGGAACAGCGCGATCTGGTGAACAGTTTTGGCCAGTCCCTGGCGGGAGCCGATGACGACAGCAAGCACATCATCCTGTCGTTCCTCTACAAAGCTGACCCCGACTATGGCAAGCGCGTCGCCAAAGTCGCCAAGGGTGACCTGACCCGGGTCAAGGCCCTGGCACGCGAGCTACGCGACTGA